A stretch of the Macaca mulatta isolate MMU2019108-1 chromosome 16, T2T-MMU8v2.0, whole genome shotgun sequence genome encodes the following:
- the SPATA32 gene encoding spermatogenesis-associated protein 32, whose translation MGVTGTHGFPCCSKGSVEVAEMRDDLSQHQIQEEQELEADMLEQKPQLKVDLAPDPDPELEIGQVPALLESELYPALKLETELDTKANWNEESDLEEPLQLVCQIESVHSNMAPPTPQTFRPWSLNSNYGSFTEENHVSACRHSISAQTSKHLFWANKLIQASEHSLQRAINMQLNNGSAGQPISSRLREAIPTDALCSKEQLQSPDARSAPPATSFQEPSPLLSSDLPPPIGLAELITFASSLAMASSSRTDMPSLEHMMKAPPQEALEPSTEPLLITAEEQKPEKHAEALPEKPREARAPLKSWSQEDKNFTQSYFDFSKPGIKRATIEGQMQLLQPPATSPVLQGGKEDSVPPGKEKQNPLLVKIHFKLSAPTTPEK comes from the exons GTACCCATGGATTTCCATGCTGCAGCAAAGGgtcagtggaggttgcagagatgCG AGATGACTTAAGTCAACACCAGATACAAGAGGAACAGGAG CTGGAGGCAGACATGCTAGAGCAGAAGCCCCAGCTCAAAGTGGACCTGGCTCCAGACCCAGACCCAGAACTGGAGATCGGACAGGTGCCAGCTTTACTGGAGTCAGAGCTGTACCCAGCCCTCAAGCTTGAAACTGAGCTGGACACAAAAGCCAACTGGAACGAGGAGTCTGACCTCGAAGAGCCCCTGCAGCTGGTGTGCCAGATAGAGTCCGTCCACTCCAACATGGCGCCGCCCACGCCGCAGACCTTCAGACCATGGAGTCTGAATTCAAACTACGGGAGTTTCACGGAGGAGAACCACGTGTCTGCCTGCCGTCACTCCATCAGTGCACAGACCTCCAAGCACCTCTTCTGGGCAAACAAGCTCATCCAGGCCTCAGAGCACAGCCTGCAGCGGGCCATCAACATGCAGCTCAACAATGGCAGCGCAGGCCAGCCCATCAGTTCCCGGCTCCGGGAGGCCATCCCCACTGACGCCCTGTGCTCCAAGGAGCAGCTCCAGAGCCCCGATGCCCGCTCAGCTCCTCCGGCCACAAGCTTCCAGGAGCCAAGCCCCCTCCTGTCCTCAGATCTCCCACCACCCATTGGCCTGGCAGAGCTAATCACCTTTGCATCTTCCCTGGCCATGGCCTCCTCCAGCAGGACGGACATGCCCAGTTTGGAACACATGATGAAAGCTCCACCTCAGGAGGCTCTGGAGCCTTCCACAGAGCCCCTCCTGATCACTGCGGAGGAGCAAAAGCCAGAAAAGCACGCAGAGGCCCTACCAGAGAAACCACGTGAAGCCAGGGCACCACTGAAATCTTGGAGTCAGGAAGACAAGAACTTCACTCAATCTTACTTTGACTTCAGCAAGCCAGGGATCAAGAGGGCCACCATCGAAGGGCAAATGCAGCTTCTCCAGCCACCAGCCACGTCCCCTGTGCTGCAGGGAGGCAAGGAAGA CTCAGTGCCGccaggaaaagagaaacagaatccATTATTGGTGAAAATCCATTTTAAGCTGTCAGCCCCCACAACCCCAGAGAAATGA